The following nucleotide sequence is from bacterium.
CTCGGCGGCGGCGTGCCGACCGCGTATCCGGAGATGACCGTGCACCGCTACGGCGCGCTGAACGTTCGCGCCGCGCTCGGCTACGTGCGCGACGTGATCTGGGCGGTGATGGACGCCGACGACCCGCAGGGCTACCGCGCCGACCGCCCGCGCATGGTGTTCGCGGGCAGCTCGGCGGGCGGCTACGGTGCCGCCTACAACTACCACTGGGTGCTCGACGACCTCGGTTGGATCCACTCGACCTCGGTGCCCGACGCGGCGCTGGCGATGGACAACGGCACGCCGCTCGGCGTGATCGCGATCGGCGCCGTTACGCTGCCGGCGACGTACCCCGGCTGGAACACGCTCCCGTTCCTGCCACCGTACTGCAAGGACCCGAGCTGCGCCGAGATATTCGACAACCTCGAGCTGGCGACGTCGCCGCGCCTCCTCGGCACGCCGGAGCAGCGCATGCTCAACGTCTCGAACCAGATCGACAACACACAGCGGAACACGACGCTGTTCCCGTCGAACGGCGCCTTCGTGAACGCGCTGCGCGCGAACTACTGCAGCGTGCAGGGCACGCCCGGGATCTTCAGCTGGATCCGCGGCGTGCACACCCACATCCACGGGGAGCTCAACCAGGCCGACTGGAACACGGGCACCGCCGCCGGCGTCCTGCTGCGCGACTGGGTCGGCGGCGCCATGTCGAACCCCGCCGGGCTCGTCGACGCCGTCGAGACGGGTACGGTCGACGCCAACGTCAGCGGCGTGCTGCCGTTCCCCTGCGCCCTCGGCTCGCCGAGCGGCGCGTTCCTCTGAGGACGACGCGTGGGGACGCCGGCGCGCGATGCGCCGGCGTCACCCGCGCAGCAACCAGGCGTAGCCCTCGCGCAGCAAGCGGTTGCCGTCGCGCTCCTGCACGTCGCCGTGGGCGACGATCACGCGGTCGAAGTTCCATGCGAGGATGCGCTCCAGGCTGGCGCGCGCCTTTTCCCGGTCGCGGATGAGCAGCGGATCGAGCTTGGATGGTCCGAAGTAGCCGTAGCTGCGCACCAGCGACATCAGCAGGCGGGTCGCCGTCGCGGTGCGCTCGCGGAAGTTGAAGGCGAGGTCGCAGGTGACGAGCGTCCGGCTCGCGCGGTGGTAGAAGGCGACCTCGTTCTCGTAGGGCCGGCCGCGGAAGAACGTCTGGTCGACCTCGCCGCGCCATTCCTCCGGCGCCTCGTCGCCGAGGAGATCGACGTACCGGAGGTCGGGACGCTTCAGCTGGAGGCCGGGCGCGATCCACAGGCGCGCGCCGGGATACGCCGTCGCGACGTCGCCGGCGTAGAGGTGATGGACGCGGTTCGGCGCGACGGCGTACGCGACCGAGCCGAGCGCGTCGAGCTCCGCGCGCAACGCGCCGTCGAGCGGCAGCGGCGAGTGCAGCAGCAGGCGGCCCTCGGGCAGGCGGATCACGGTCATCCGCGCGCCCACCTCCAGGCCGAAGAACCGCTGGGGGCGCTCCGCCACCCACAGGTCGGACGCGATCTCGCGCAGGACCGCCATCGTCAGCGACCCTGCGGCGGCGCACCGCCGCCGCGCCGGCGTGCATCGCTGGTGCCGCGTCTTCCGCTCGCTTCGTCGCGGGGGCTTCCCATGGCGTCATCGGACATGATCCGGTCCGCCAACGGAAGCGCCGCGGGCGCGCGCGGCGGGCTCGACCGTCGCCGCGTCGCGCGCGGCGCCGCGCGGTCGGCGCCGCCGGACGTCGGCCGGCGCTTCTCGCGCGTGGGCGGGTGGGTTCGGGGACCGCGCCGCGCTGCGTCCCGGTTGACTCGTGAATCCGCATTCACTACCGATGTGAATCGCGGTTCACCGCCAACCAGGAGGGCGCGACCATGCCGGTACACTACGAAGCCGACGGCGCCATCGTCGTCGTCACGCTCGATCGACCCGAGGTGGGCAACGCCGTCGATCGTCCCACCGCCGACGCGCTCGCCGACGCGTTCCGCCGCTTCGACGCCGATCCCGCACTCGCCGTCGCGGTGCTCACCGGCGCCGGCGGCCGCTTCTGCTGCGGCGCCGACCTGAAGGCGATGCGCGCGGGCGACGCCGCCCGCATCACGCGCGTCGCGCCGGACGGCGACGGGCCCGTCGGCCCGACGCGCATGCTGCTCGACAAGCCGGTGATCGCCGCGGTCGAGGGCTACGCGGTCGCGGGCGGGCTCGAGCTGGCGGCGTGGTGCGACCTGCGCGTCGCCGCGACCGACGCGGTGTTCGGCGTCTTCTGCCGGCGCTGGGGCATCCCGCTGATGGACGGCGGCACGGTCCGCCTGCCGCGCCTCGTGGGGCAGAGCCACGCGCTCGATCTGATCCTCACCGGACGCGGCGTCTCGGGCGACGAGGCGCTGCGGATGGGTCTCGCGAATCGGCTCGTGCCGCCGGGCCGCGCGCTCCCGGAAGCGGTGACCCTCGCGCGCGAGATCGCGGCGCGGCCGCAGGCGGCGCTGCGCACCGACCGGCGCTCCGCCCACGAGCAGTGGAGCCTCGACCTCGACGCCGCGCTCCTCGCCGAGTACCACCACGGCGTGCGCGCGATCGCGAGCGGCGAGCTCGCCGGCGGACTCGACGCGTATGCCGCAGGCGCCTGGCGCAGCGGGACGGGGGCGTGACGCGATGACGCCCCTCGCCGACGACCCCACGGTGGTGCAGCGCCTGCTCGATCACCTCGACCGCAAGACGACCGATCTCGGCGACGCGGTCTGGCGGGAGCCGGTCGCGCACTACCGCTCGGAGGCGCGCTTCGCGGCCGAGCGCACCCGCGTGCTGCGCCGCCATCCGACCCCGTTCTGTCCCTCGGCGGCGCTGCC
It contains:
- a CDS encoding DUF4336 domain-containing protein, encoding MAVLREIASDLWVAERPQRFFGLEVGARMTVIRLPEGRLLLHSPLPLDGALRAELDALGSVAYAVAPNRVHHLYAGDVATAYPGARLWIAPGLQLKRPDLRYVDLLGDEAPEEWRGEVDQTFFRGRPYENEVAFYHRASRTLVTCDLAFNFRERTATATRLLMSLVRSYGYFGPSKLDPLLIRDREKARASLERILAWNFDRVIVAHGDVQERDGNRLLREGYAWLLRG
- a CDS encoding crotonase/enoyl-CoA hydratase family protein; translation: MPVHYEADGAIVVVTLDRPEVGNAVDRPTADALADAFRRFDADPALAVAVLTGAGGRFCCGADLKAMRAGDAARITRVAPDGDGPVGPTRMLLDKPVIAAVEGYAVAGGLELAAWCDLRVAATDAVFGVFCRRWGIPLMDGGTVRLPRLVGQSHALDLILTGRGVSGDEALRMGLANRLVPPGRALPEAVTLAREIAARPQAALRTDRRSAHEQWSLDLDAALLAEYHHGVRAIASGELAGGLDAYAAGAWRSGTGA